A genomic stretch from Narcine bancroftii isolate sNarBan1 chromosome 9, sNarBan1.hap1, whole genome shotgun sequence includes:
- the LOC138743460 gene encoding gastrotropin-like, translated as MNFSGKYSFESQENYEEFMKALGVPEDAIDHGKKMKFDTVVVQNGDEFSWSQIYPCHTTTNQFTIGKESEFEMLNCEKVKITAKIEGEKLVMKFPKYFHTVTIEGDKLIETSVSGKITLRRFHTKTT; from the exons ATGAATTTCAGTGGCAAGTATTCATTTGAGAGTCAGGAAAACTATGAAGAATTTATGAAGGCTTTAG GTGTACCTGAAGATGCCATTGACCATGGGAAGAAAATGAAGTTTGACACAGTGGTGGTCCAGAATGGGGATGAATTTTCATGGTCTCAAATTTATCCATGTCATACTACGACCAATCAGTTTACTATTGGGAAGGAATCTGAATTTGAGATGCTGAACTGTGAAAAGGTTAAG ATTACTGCAAAAATAGAAGGAGAAAAACTTGTCATGAAATTTCCCAAGTACTTTCATACTGTTACAATTGAAGGGGACAAACTGATTGAA ACTTCAGTGTCCGGCAAGATAACATTAAGAAGATTCCACACAAAAACAACTTAA